The Aricia agestis chromosome 22, ilAriAges1.1, whole genome shotgun sequence DNA segment ACCACTTAaacgtttatttgtttataaaatgctataaaaagtagatacattttttggcgttatacatgactagcatgtaatatcccgttctacaataaaacgaaaataaattgatcaatatagccaaaggtttacaacacctgataaaaataagttactcaccttccatttctgtttgtacacgtaaataatcacttttaaatacttgaaaTGAACTATAATTCCGTTCACGTTCGCTTTTGGGACgctactaaaataaaaacaattggaAACAGACGAAACAGCGATAAATTACAATCCCTGGCGGGTGGCGCCCGAGAGGAGATATCAAAGTTCCTGGCGGAAGGTGCCTCAGAGGAGATACGAAATATTTGTTCGCAGTCAGGCGCGTGAAATTGCCAAAAATGacaccgcactgaatcggttaaacaacctgaaatatttaaaaagtatataatttatgacattttgtcacagaatatattatgttgttttaaattattttttccgtCGATTGACGTATGTTTTAAAGGTGTACACGAAAATAAACTTATggtatgccacgctccatacaaaaaggttcgaactcTTTTGCAAGTTAACTAGAAAGGCGCCATTTTACACACCTGTCAGGCTCCTTCTAGAGTAGATTATATTAgctaatatgtatttattatttattttttgaatgtTAAATGTGAATGTCTCGTTTTCAGCTCACATGGTCGAATTCTTTGGGGACGGCTGTGAAGAGTGCGACGACCAACAGAAACACTTCTCTCACTTGCTGCTGATGATCGTCAAAAACGACTACCCAGACATGCTAAAGGCCATTGAAGATAAATATGACTTAAATTCTAACGCCAATAACGTGGATGAAAAGTTGAAAAAATTTTAAGTGGCAGTCAACAAATTCGTTTGTTAAATATAAGTCATGCACAAGTTGAAGATCGCTGGTAAAAACTGGAGGGAACTATAGATGCGTGGATAGTGGGTACTATCCAATAACGTTCAATAGCTACCAATCACGTAACCGTCAGATCACTGATCGACCAATAGCGTGTCCCCGCGTGAGCACCTGCACCCTCCTCCCCCACCAACAAGACTCGCAACAAACACTTATAGGCATTCCCCATTACTTCCAGTTTGGCCAGGAGATTTAAAACTTGTGCGTGACGTTTATAACGCCTTAACTTTTGAAATAACTACGAACTACAGCTTACTAGATAAATATCCAAGATAGtgcatgaaaataatattatgttcataatttactatttttattaatttataaaggtaataaaatacaaccaaaataatattaatttcattttataacatacaaattaatattttccacAAAGATCGCACAAAATAGTAATGATTAGTGTCGTCAATTAacctaatttatattaataaaatgtatttggctgcttatatttatgtttttttttatgtaaaacccaaaaaatttgccagAATTAAATCTAGAgcgaaaaaaaacttaattataagatgaaaataaataagtgagtttttttagtttcttttttttactattattattacgattatacactagacatataaaaaaatagtttttatttttattaataaaccccTGTAAAAAAGTGTTCCACAAAGTTTGTTTTCTTTGACTTTCTGAGCATAAAACGGGGTATATCAAGTAtcattataacgatttattttaaaagtttaaaatcaacctgcgggatcccgcaaatactgggatccagcgggattgtgatggttcaatcccgcaaataccgggattgaaattatcctgcgggattgcattccctagtgccgaagcatggctctcccacgtcaaaaatgtatgtaatttttaACCGCCGCATTTGAagcaaataaacaaatattatgaataatattatgaatactcTTATGAGGTAATTATATCGaggaattttcaaaattattttttcaaaataaaaacataataagtatttaaatctcTTCacgtaaagttatttttattgctacTTAATATTTAtccttaataatttttgtgcacAAAATATGACAGAATCTGTGTTTTCCTCAATTTCCCCTGTGAATTTCTTGTGTCTCGAATGTCACATAGAATGCTGTGTGCATCCCATGTGCCATAATATCTTTAGACATTAGGATAGGCACATTTCGGATTCGAAAATCCGGATAATCGATAATGAAAAATGGCGTTCATATGcacagtacataatattatattatgtggtttggcctattaatatcataaattttatttttgtaagacTATTTACATCAGCAGTTAGCTcctttaaggtgacgccgcgtcaaagtaaaaaaccgtgttgaatATGTTTTGTAagacaagaaatggaacagcaagaaatggaaagggcgtaagtgacaaaatggtttttgcaGCGtagtttaaaaaccataaatattatttcatataagctatgggcaaattaaagtgttacatgcttgaaccaatctatctacttttggaagcttaaatcactcttagactagcacgagtcggcgcatgagtaccgaaaactattccacctcaatttttttatgcgatcctcttcaaattgccctcctgatgatataaatgcatgttgccagggcgcaacccggtgccatattgtttacaCAAACATTGTTTagacaattgcaaggaattgttatttttcaaccaaacaattttttttatattctatatTGAAATACCATTAAAAAcagtcctatgactttttacgataaagttaatatttttaaagatattaatttttaaaggttcgaaaaacctcaaatttgggtactttcgaccgatgaaaaatatataaaaaaaaataatgtcaaattaatatatttttttaaattctatatacaatagttaataacattgttaatagagatttcaaaaaatttcattgtttatattagcaaaagtaggcaaaaaattgtgtgttttgtatgggagccccccttaaacaattactttattttaattttattattaattattaaagtacaaatataattaaagattttatgaaaatttcaagtgcctaactgttactattattgattacgagcaaaaaaggccaaaaaaatcacgtttcttgtatgggagccccccttaaataatatattttattttatttttagtatttgttgttatagcggcaacagatatacacaatctgtgaaaatttcagaagtcttaataatagggtttactaagacttcgttgtctgtccgtctgcctgtttgtctatatgtctccaggctgtatctcaagaaccgctatagctagacttctgacatttttacagattgtgtatgtatgttgccgctataagaacaaatactaaaaataaaataaaattaatatttaagggggggtcccatacaagaaacgtgatttttttggccttttttgctcgtaatcaatattagtaacagcgaggcacttcaaaatttcacgaaatccttaattatatttgtactttaataattaataataaaattaaaataaagtaattgtttaatttacttgtgctaagataaaaaaaaagatataaacaataaatttttttgaaatctctattaacaatattattaactattgtatatagaatttaaaaaaatatattactttgacattattttttttaaatatatttttcatcggtcgaaagtacccaaatttgaggttgttcgaacctttaaaaattcatatctttaaaaatattaacattatcgtaaaaagtcataggactttttttattggtatttcaataaagaatataaaaaaatttgttcggttgaaaaataacaattccttacaactgtttaaacaatgtttgtttaaacaatatggcaccgggttgcgccctggcaacatgcatttatatcatcaggagggcaatttgaagaggatcgcataaaaaaattgaggtggaatagttttcgttactcatgcgccgactcgtcctagtctaTCTCCTCTGTTGGGAAAATTAGaatacctttttttacagaggtatttttgattgattattctgcgttataaaagttgaccaatcgtgttatgctatgggtagtTCAAAGACAatgacatgatgaatactgacaatgaacttaaatttcttagctttagtcattgctgagaaagagcgatatcgctacagccaaattatcaaggcgtcgccttaataatAGTCTATGTATAGTCACAGCATGAGTCATTTTCATTCAAATTTTATTacgacatttttttaatatctctttatttttttaaatacacgaACGTTACCTTATTTTCAGATAACATTTAGTAGCAAAACAATGCTGTATTATATCGCAAAACAGTGCATTAATCCTCTGGGTATGatcaaatcaaattattttattcgaaGTACCTAGTgaatatactttttatacattaactgtcttaccacaaaaagattaaacatctgttgaacagttgtgtTGAGTCCATTTTCGGCAAGTCCATCGGCAGCATTCGCATTACACTACATTGTGTTTTGTACCcagataaatattaaaaatgtgtattataatgtccgtctgattgtttttttttctctgttttttgtttactatgttctgttttgtaatgtggtgtaatgtgtttacatgttgaataaatgtttattattattattattattattttgtactgaatGTTTCTCTATTcaactgttcaacgggtgtttaaGTCTTTTGAAGAAGACcgtatctatctatctatatattaatacgtgagccaaaaactttgtatcccttttgacgaaaaatggggaaacgtaggtgaatgaaattttgcacagttatagtttataattatgtaccgagctaatattattttgaaactatggttttatcataaattttttaacaaataaaacattacacacactacaacacacacactaggaaaaatgacagatttttgagcgACAAGCCTATACGTCATATGAATTCTACTcttttattaacccccgacaaaaaagaggagtgttataagtttgatgtgtctgtctgtctgtctgtctgtctgtctgtttgtctgtgtgtgtatctgtccgtggcatcgtagcatccaaacggatggaccgattttgatctagtttttttttgtttgaaagctgacatgatggagagtgttcttagctataattcatcatcatcagcctgctcagtgctggacaatcagggtttatctggttcatgaaaggccgttagcaacttgtattcgtttgatgggttttatatttcattctagttcgtggcatttgttaatatacaatatacgtatacacatattaatggaaagttgacctggtgctgcagcatcacctggtaatcaataggatatccaactcatcgccaacttagagcagaggtttcgtgtttgggctcattttaattgcgacaaccagcaAGAAGTACatatacagtaaatatttacatgccgctgctgcagcatcacctggtttCTATAGGAACCAAGCTTCATACgagtatgaacccaaagtggaggtttcatgtttgggctcatattaacggcctcatcgaaaaggataTTGATAAATGGTAATCATAAGAttatgttgataggaattattctgcactataactaacacaagtttaaaaagtatgaaataaaattaaattaagaaatttaaaaaaacccccgccaaacaactttaaaaagtaatgaaataatatttactgcctttaagttcaaataattcctaacttgtgtaaagtaatattttagttcatgattgttgtcaaggtgtgtcgggggaccgctaatttagatttttgatttgagatttcaaaatataacattgtttaaggatcagttcacagcgaaccaaatggagataatcagcgacttggcggttgtaggttgtagtttactttgcggtcccccgacacaccgtggcAACAATTATGGACTTTGGATGGAATTATGgacagctgagtcccagagacaagagttgaaaaaatattgtgatgagtgataaagtcaattttttttttacaaaatataggtagtagtcctaatgtcgttgaaactaaggtcgaatttcgaccattgggcgatctctagtatctgAATTATGTCTGCCGTAGTTGAAGAACTCTTTCGATTGAAAGGGGCTATACTGCATGATACTTATACTGTGCCATTGCTATTTCATTACCAGCTGCGCTACATTTCCAGCCAAACTTAATATTAACAGCATAACTCCAAAACCAAAGTACGGGACGGCTAAGCTAATATTGAGTCTGAAAGTTTGCCGGACTTTCGGACTTTGGATGTCCCTACCTGCGCAAATACTCCAGTGTAATGCAACAAAACTAATACCGTTtggtaccgttccgatcaaaTCGGCAATGCGACCGCAgttgacaaaaataaaatacgtgtCGCACCTGGGGTGAAGCTATAGCATCTTTGCGAAGGCAatcataattcgcatacgtttagtctcacgcacacaaacaccgtgccgaattCTGGCACCGAACGGCACATCGGTACAGCATTGCCGGTCGAAGtgggggggtgttaggtttttttatttacggaacttcttgattcggtcgccgcgcgcaattttattagaatttttatcGGTCGTGGGCGCTTGGGGCAAATATCTGATTCAGAAAACTTGCTAAAATTTCAAATTATGAAAACAGGTATTCAAAATTCCACCaaagaatggggattgtccatttttttttaattttgctcattacaaaaacatttcgaggaataaggtcagtgatcgtttttctgtatataaacgaaaaaaatacccattagttacttatatttttgaacaaatatgtttaaccttagtttgaccttcaatggcgttaaattagcaataaattcgaccaacattacgtttcgaacttttggtaagcttctcgtatcagctttcacataatgagaacttgcatttgacaaaccagccattataaataagattgaaaggaaatttaaaacatactgcagaggtcatttagccgccgatgatgacgtcagagcgaaattttaaaaatttattgagaataaactagccaatgaatttcaaaattatttaatttatatttgaataaataccctattttaacgaaaaaaaatataaaaagcacatgtgatttttttggacaatgcccattgaacAGGATCAAAGTATAAGGAAATCCAGGaatattatttcaaacaaaGCTAA contains these protein-coding regions:
- the LOC121738157 gene encoding uncharacterized protein LOC121738157, whose protein sequence is MKLLLLFVSCVALAAAYQDLDDNYYGKILSEKAALENFYKCLIDQAPCNDFGNHVKTHMVEFFGDGCEECDDQQKHFSHLLLMIVKNDYPDMLKAIEDKYDLNSNANNVDEKLKKF